The DNA window GGCCATCTTTGTCTAAGCCTTCCAGAAACTCAATTAAGTGGTTAGTCGTTTTACCTGCTGCCGATACCACTACCAAATCATTTTCTTTAGAGTACTCTTTGAGAATACCCGCTACACGTAAGTAGCACTCCGGGTTTGCCAGGCTGCTACCGCCAAACTTATGTAGCTGACGTAGTACAGTCATCAGTACTCTCCTATTGCTGTGCAGATTTGGTAAAGGCTTGTTCAAGGTCAGCGATCAGATCTTGCGCATCTTCCAGTCCGACAGAAAGGCGCAGCAATTGCTGAGAGACGCCAGCTTCTGCCAACGCTTCCTCACCCATCGCACGGTGTGTCATTGATGCTGGGTGACATATCAGGCTCTCTACCCCACCAAGTGACTCAGCAAGAGAGAATAACTGCAGCTCTTTAACAAACGCTTTGAGCTGCTCAATTGAGCCGCCAAACTCAAAACTCAGCATTGAACCAAAACCAGATTGCTGCTTCTTAGCAATCTCATGTCCCGGGTGTTCTGGCAGACTCGGATGATAAATTTTTGCTACTAAAGACTGTTTCTTCAGGTAAGCCAGCACTTGCTGGGAGCTCTCTTCATGCACTCGCATACGTGCGCCTAAAGTACGGATACCTCTTAGCGTCATGTAGCTATCAAATGGTGTGCCTGTCGCACCAATGCAGTTGCCCCACCACGCCAGCTCTTCTGCATGCTCTTGTGTTTTGGTGATCACCACCCCACCAATCACATCTGAGTGACCATTGATGTATTTTGTCGTGGAGTGAATAACGAAGTCGGCCCCAAGGTCTAAAGGCTTTTGGTACACAGGTGTCAAAAAAGTATTGTCTACCGCGACTAAGGCACCAATTTGTTTTGCTTTTTCACATACTGCAGCAATATCCACCACACGAACCAGAGGGTTCGAGGGGGTTTCTAACAAAATCAGTTTTGGCTTTTGCGCCAATGCGGCATCAAGTGCCTGCTCGTCAGATTGATCAACAAACAGTACCCTGAAATCGCCTTTGTTAGAGCGGGTGTTGAACAGACGGTAAGTACCGCCGTAGCAATCATGTGGCGCTACAATCAGGTCATCAGGACCAATAAACGCAGAAACCCACAAGTTCAGTGCTGACGTACCGCAGTTAGTGACCACAGCCCCTTTACCTGACTCTAACTCAGACAGAGCACTTTCCAACAACCCTCGGTTCGGATTACCTGAACGGGTGTAATCGTACTTTGGAACTTCCCCAAATGCAGGAAAGCCGTAATTTGTTGAAAGGTAGATAGGTGGTACGACAGCATGATATTGAGTATCAGATTCTATGCCAGTGCGTACAGCAATGGTCGCGGGCTTGCGGGTGCTCATGGGTGTATCCTTTCACAAGTGGTGACTTCTAAATAGGAATGCGCTATACCTGAACTATCAGATTCAATGAATTGCACATTTCCCTCACTATTCTTGTCACTTTACTCGTCTATTTTTGAGACGTCAACACTTCTAGACGTCTATATGTCTTTGCTTATGGCAGTAAATGCAGCTAAAATCAGCAACTCAATTATTTTTAACCCATTACAAATATGAAGGTACGCAATGGCTGACTGGAATGGCGAATACATTAGCCCGTATGCTGAGCATGGAAAGAAAAGCGAACAAGTAAAAAAAATCACTGTATCTATCCCGCTGAAAGTTTTAAAAGTGCTAACTGATGAGCGTACTCGTCGTCAGATCAACAACTTACGCCACGCAACCAATAGCGAACTGCTATGCGAAGCATTCCTGCACGCGTATACAGGCCAGCCGCTTCCAACGGATGAAGACCTTCGTAAAGATCGCCCAGATGATATCCCGACAGAAGCGAAAGCGCTGATGACGGAAATGGGTATCGAATTTGAGTCATTTGACGAAGAGTAATTAGCGTCAAAACGAATCTAACGAATGGTGATTCAGATTCTGGGACCAAAATGACATAAAAAAATGGGACGCCATCGCGTCCCATTTTTTGTACATGTTTTACAACAGCTAATTACTCAGCCATATTGATCACGCAGACATATAGTTTTCCGGCATTTCAATACGAGCAACACCTGAGTCAACAGCAGCTTGAGCGACCGCTTTTGCAACACGTGGCAGCAGACGGGCATCCATTGGTTTAGGAATGATGTAGTCAGAGCCAAACTCCAGCTTATCTACACCTGCCGCTTTCAATACCGCTTCCGGCACTGGCTCTTTAGCCAACTGACGAATAGCGTCAACCGCCGCCAGTTTCATTTCATCATTGATTTCACTTGCCCGGACATCAAGCGCACCACGGAAAATGAATGGGAAACAAAGCACGTTGTTAACCTGGTTCGGGTAATCACTACGTCCGGTACCCATAATAAGATCATCACGCACTTCATGAGCAAGCTCTGGCTTGATTTCAGGGTCCGGGTTTGAACACGCAAAAACAATTGGTTTGTCTGCCATTAACTTCAGAGCTTCGGCTGGTAAAAGATTCGGACCAGAAACACCAAGGAACAGATCCGCACCTTCAATCACGTCCTCTAAAGTACGCTTATCAGTGTTGTTCGCAAACAACTGTTTGTACTCGTTTAGATCGTCACGACGCGTATGAATTACGCCTTTACGATCCAGCATATAAATCTTTTCACGCATTGCACCACACTTGATCAGCAGTTCCATACAAGCAACCGCTGCAGCCCCGGCACCCAGACACACAATAACCGACTCTTCGAGTTTCTTACCTTGCAGCTCGATGGCATTGAGCATACCTGCAGCCGTAACGATAGCTGTACCGTGCTGGTCATCATGGAAGACAGGAACGTCACAGCGCTCAATAAGACGCTTTTCAATTTCAAAACAGTCCGGTGCCTTGATATCTTCAAGGTTGATGCCACCGAATGTATCAGCAATGCTCGCTACGGTATTAACGAACTCATCAATAGTGCGGTGCTTTACTTCAATATCAATTGAATCCAGGCCTGCAAAACGCTTAAACAGTAACGCTTTACCTTCCATAACTGGTTTAGAAGCAAGAGGACCAAGGTTACCCAGACCAAGAATAGCAGTACCGTTAGAAATCACGGCAACCATGTTACCTTTCGCGGTGTACTTATAGACATTATCAGGATTTTGCGCGATTTCACGTACAGGTTCGGCAACGCCAGGGCTGTATGCTAATGCAAGGTCACCTGCGGTTTCCGCTGGCTTAGTTAACTCAACAGCTATTTTACCCGGGGTTGGGTAAGCATGGTAATCAAGAGCTTGTTGACGCTTTTCTTCTTCCGGAGTTACTGCTTGGCTGTTCTCTTCAGACATGGGGGTCTCTTTTTTTATTTTATAGGTAAGGGGGAATAAATTCTAAATGATAGAAATCAATCTTCATAGATAAGAATGCGAGCAATATCCTTAAAATGAATGACAATAAAAGAGATTAGACCAGATAAACAGGAAAAGCACCTAACTTTTAAGTCAGGTGCACTACTCTAGGGATTGGTGAGGACTTCTAACTGATTGGGAGCTAGAGATTATTCGTCGTCATCTTCATCAACATACTGTGATTGCAGATAGTTGGCGATGCCGGACATTTCGATCAGACCCAGCTGAGTTTCCAGCCAGTCGACATGCTCTTCTTCATCTTGAAGAATATCTTGAAACAAATCACGGGAAAC is part of the Vibrio sp. B1FLJ16 genome and encodes:
- a CDS encoding malic enzyme-like NAD(P)-binding protein, encoding MSEENSQAVTPEEEKRQQALDYHAYPTPGKIAVELTKPAETAGDLALAYSPGVAEPVREIAQNPDNVYKYTAKGNMVAVISNGTAILGLGNLGPLASKPVMEGKALLFKRFAGLDSIDIEVKHRTIDEFVNTVASIADTFGGINLEDIKAPDCFEIEKRLIERCDVPVFHDDQHGTAIVTAAGMLNAIELQGKKLEESVIVCLGAGAAAVACMELLIKCGAMREKIYMLDRKGVIHTRRDDLNEYKQLFANNTDKRTLEDVIEGADLFLGVSGPNLLPAEALKLMADKPIVFACSNPDPEIKPELAHEVRDDLIMGTGRSDYPNQVNNVLCFPFIFRGALDVRASEINDEMKLAAVDAIRQLAKEPVPEAVLKAAGVDKLEFGSDYIIPKPMDARLLPRVAKAVAQAAVDSGVARIEMPENYMSA
- a CDS encoding O-succinylhomoserine (thiol)-lyase; this translates as MSTRKPATIAVRTGIESDTQYHAVVPPIYLSTNYGFPAFGEVPKYDYTRSGNPNRGLLESALSELESGKGAVVTNCGTSALNLWVSAFIGPDDLIVAPHDCYGGTYRLFNTRSNKGDFRVLFVDQSDEQALDAALAQKPKLILLETPSNPLVRVVDIAAVCEKAKQIGALVAVDNTFLTPVYQKPLDLGADFVIHSTTKYINGHSDVIGGVVITKTQEHAEELAWWGNCIGATGTPFDSYMTLRGIRTLGARMRVHEESSQQVLAYLKKQSLVAKIYHPSLPEHPGHEIAKKQQSGFGSMLSFEFGGSIEQLKAFVKELQLFSLAESLGGVESLICHPASMTHRAMGEEALAEAGVSQQLLRLSVGLEDAQDLIADLEQAFTKSAQQ
- the metJ gene encoding met regulon transcriptional regulator MetJ, producing MADWNGEYISPYAEHGKKSEQVKKITVSIPLKVLKVLTDERTRRQINNLRHATNSELLCEAFLHAYTGQPLPTDEDLRKDRPDDIPTEAKALMTEMGIEFESFDEE